A window of the Nocardia sp. NBC_01329 genome harbors these coding sequences:
- a CDS encoding electron transfer flavoprotein subunit alpha/FixB family protein, with product MAEVLVLVEHADGAVKKVSTELLSAAAALGEPAAVVTGPAGTGDKLADALAAAGAAKIYIAESDDVDGYLVTPKVDILAGLVESASPAAVLVAATAEGKEVSGRLAARIGSGLLVDVIDVQADGTAVHSIFGGAFTVDAKATGDVPVISIRPGSIEAKPSAGAGEKVTVEVPAQEEGVVKVTSREPVVAGDRPELTEANIVVSGGRGVGSADNFSVVEALADSLGAAVGASRAAVDSGYYPGQFQVGQTGKTVSPQLYVALGISGAIQHRAGMQTSKTIIAVNKDEEAPIFEIADYGIVGDLFNVAPQLTEEVKKHKG from the coding sequence ATGGCAGAAGTACTTGTGCTCGTCGAGCACGCCGACGGTGCGGTCAAGAAGGTCAGCACCGAACTGCTGAGCGCCGCCGCCGCTCTCGGTGAGCCGGCCGCCGTGGTGACCGGCCCGGCCGGTACGGGCGACAAATTGGCCGATGCGCTGGCCGCCGCCGGCGCCGCCAAGATCTATATCGCCGAATCCGATGATGTGGACGGCTACCTGGTCACCCCGAAGGTCGATATCCTGGCCGGCCTCGTCGAATCCGCCTCCCCGGCCGCCGTCCTGGTCGCCGCGACCGCGGAAGGCAAAGAGGTCTCCGGCCGGCTCGCCGCCCGTATCGGGTCGGGCCTGCTGGTCGACGTCATCGATGTGCAGGCCGACGGTACGGCTGTGCACAGCATCTTCGGTGGCGCGTTCACCGTCGATGCCAAGGCCACCGGCGATGTCCCGGTGATCTCGATCCGCCCGGGTTCGATCGAGGCCAAGCCCTCGGCCGGTGCCGGTGAGAAGGTCACCGTCGAGGTCCCCGCGCAGGAAGAAGGCGTCGTCAAGGTCACCAGCCGCGAACCCGTCGTGGCCGGTGACCGTCCGGAACTCACCGAGGCGAACATTGTCGTATCGGGTGGCCGCGGTGTCGGTTCGGCCGACAACTTCTCCGTGGTCGAGGCGCTCGCCGATTCGCTCGGCGCGGCCGTCGGTGCCTCCCGTGCCGCGGTCGACTCGGGGTACTACCCGGGCCAGTTCCAGGTGGGTCAGACCGGTAAGACGGTCTCCCCGCAGCTGTACGTCGCCCTGGGTATCTCCGGCGCCATCCAGCACCGGGCCGGTATGCAGACGTCCAAGACCATCATCGCGGTCAACAAGGACGAGGAAGCTCCGATTTTCGAGATCGCCGACTACGGCATCGTGGGCGACCTGTTCAATGTCGCCCCGCAGCTGACCGAAGAGGTCAAGAAGCACAAGGGCTGA
- a CDS encoding type II toxin-antitoxin system RelE/ParE family toxin, with translation MPLYEIEVEPEVADWLRSLTDRDFGRVDTYVGMLAEHAETLGEPWSRNLGEKVRELRFHLHPREMRVTYWLAPARRVILLTVFRKTRMRESAEIERAKLLRKVCEAEHDHARSSFDREVNSDG, from the coding sequence ATGCCGCTGTACGAGATCGAGGTGGAGCCCGAAGTGGCCGATTGGCTGCGGTCGCTGACGGATCGTGATTTCGGTCGCGTCGACACATACGTGGGCATGCTCGCCGAGCATGCGGAAACTCTGGGAGAACCGTGGTCTCGGAATCTCGGAGAGAAGGTCCGCGAGCTCCGTTTCCACTTGCATCCAAGGGAAATGCGAGTTACATACTGGCTCGCGCCGGCGCGCCGGGTCATTTTGTTGACAGTGTTCCGCAAAACGCGGATGCGAGAATCCGCCGAGATCGAGCGGGCAAAGCTTTTGCGTAAGGTTTGCGAAGCGGAACACGACCATGCCCGATCCAGTTTCGATAGAGAGGTGAACAGCGATGGCTGA
- a CDS encoding helix-turn-helix domain-containing protein: MAEHGAMDELRRERAARADFNRAEYEAGREEARLAIEFATTIRERRLELGLTQTEVAERAGLHQPDVSRLESGGGTPTIGMLERLAYALELRFVARFEKPEAA, translated from the coding sequence ATGGCTGAGCACGGGGCCATGGACGAGTTGCGGCGGGAGCGGGCAGCGCGTGCCGATTTCAATAGAGCGGAATACGAGGCCGGTCGCGAAGAGGCCCGGCTCGCAATAGAGTTCGCCACCACAATTCGAGAGCGCCGCTTGGAGCTCGGGCTCACCCAGACCGAGGTGGCCGAGCGTGCGGGATTGCACCAGCCGGATGTCTCGCGGCTCGAATCCGGGGGCGGGACCCCGACCATCGGTATGTTGGAGCGTTTGGCGTACGCACTGGAACTCCGGTTCGTCGCCAGATTCGAAAAGCCGGAGGCAGCCTGA
- a CDS encoding alpha/beta fold hydrolase, translated as MFTYLGHDGHPLRAEARGDGPTMVLLHGGGPDHRSLLPLADRLADSYRTVLPDIRGYGQSRCPDPAAHTWSRYVEDVTALLDHLGAERVVLAGMGIGSTITARAAIAYPDRFDAAILISLEDIEDDAAKQAETAFLDAFAETVRTHGIEAAWAPVLPELAPAIGTLVRDAIGRSDPASIAAAAAIGRDRAFRTPADLAALTVPTLVIPGIDHRHPARFAEEIAAILPNGRLHTGVLTEQVDTIDDLTAALAPAVRGFLDETVGL; from the coding sequence ATGTTCACCTATCTGGGCCACGACGGCCATCCGCTGCGCGCGGAAGCCCGAGGCGACGGACCGACGATGGTGCTCCTGCACGGCGGCGGGCCGGACCATCGCAGTCTGCTCCCGCTCGCGGATCGGCTGGCCGATTCCTACCGCACAGTGCTCCCGGATATTCGCGGGTACGGACAGTCGCGGTGCCCGGACCCGGCCGCCCACACCTGGTCCCGTTATGTCGAGGACGTGACGGCACTGCTGGATCATCTCGGCGCGGAACGGGTGGTGCTGGCCGGGATGGGAATCGGATCGACCATCACCGCCCGGGCGGCGATCGCGTACCCGGATCGCTTCGACGCCGCGATCCTCATCAGCTTGGAGGACATCGAGGACGACGCGGCCAAACAAGCCGAGACCGCCTTCCTGGACGCCTTCGCCGAGACCGTACGCACCCACGGAATAGAGGCGGCCTGGGCGCCGGTCCTGCCGGAGCTCGCACCGGCGATCGGGACATTGGTCCGGGACGCGATCGGACGCAGCGACCCGGCCAGTATCGCGGCCGCGGCCGCCATCGGCCGTGATCGCGCATTCCGCACGCCCGCCGACCTCGCGGCGCTGACGGTACCGACCCTGGTGATCCCCGGAATCGACCACCGTCACCCCGCACGGTTCGCCGAGGAGATCGCCGCGATCCTGCCGAACGGGCGTCTCCACACCGGCGTCCTCACCGAGCAGGTCGACACCATCGACGACCTGACCGCGGCGCTGGCGCCCGCGGTACGGGGATTCCTCGACGAGACCGTCGGACTCTGA
- a CDS encoding MFS transporter, with protein sequence MRHWVFAHAVDDFYQGLVPASIPFFVLERGYSYVAASGLALAAALGSSLPQPLLGVLVDRRRLLWLAPAGLLVAGAGAGLAGLAPAYPMVWLLILISGIGIAAFHPAAGRDARLAAADSTVAMSYFAAGGSVGFFLAPALATPLLSSWGVGATAFFVPPAVLMAFVLWRHQSRHTDHGTPTGLTTGRDRWGPFLLLTVVSVIRSILFLGMNTFIALYWIGYLGAGHVMGGVALTAFLIGGVAGTLAGGRIADRIGMRSTVRLGSLVAIPALIGLRLVEDPRLALILVTLAGVAANMPFAVLVKLGQDYLPARPGTAAGVTLGIAVSAGGLFMPLLGRLADHHGPQAALTALCFVPAVAAALAFLLPPPDSTDR encoded by the coding sequence ATGCGGCACTGGGTGTTCGCGCACGCGGTGGACGATTTCTATCAGGGCCTGGTGCCCGCGAGCATCCCTTTCTTCGTCCTCGAACGCGGCTACAGCTATGTCGCGGCGTCCGGTCTCGCCCTGGCGGCCGCACTGGGCAGTTCGCTGCCCCAGCCGCTGCTCGGAGTCCTCGTCGACCGCCGCCGGCTGCTGTGGCTGGCCCCGGCCGGGCTGCTGGTGGCCGGCGCCGGGGCCGGACTCGCGGGCCTGGCACCCGCCTACCCGATGGTGTGGCTGCTGATCCTGATCTCCGGAATCGGTATCGCCGCCTTCCATCCCGCCGCCGGCCGCGATGCCCGCCTCGCCGCCGCGGACAGCACCGTCGCCATGAGTTACTTCGCGGCGGGCGGGAGCGTCGGCTTCTTTCTCGCACCCGCCCTGGCCACCCCCCTGCTCTCGTCGTGGGGTGTCGGCGCCACTGCGTTCTTCGTCCCGCCCGCGGTACTCATGGCGTTCGTCCTGTGGCGGCATCAGTCGCGGCACACCGATCACGGCACGCCGACCGGTCTCACCACCGGTCGCGATCGGTGGGGCCCGTTCCTCCTGCTCACAGTGGTCTCGGTCATCCGCTCGATCCTGTTTCTCGGAATGAACACTTTCATCGCGCTCTACTGGATCGGGTATTTGGGGGCCGGCCACGTCATGGGCGGGGTGGCGCTCACCGCGTTCCTGATCGGTGGGGTGGCGGGCACCTTGGCCGGTGGGCGCATCGCGGACCGGATCGGTATGCGGTCCACCGTACGGCTCGGCAGTCTCGTCGCGATTCCGGCATTGATCGGATTACGGCTGGTCGAGGACCCGCGCCTCGCCCTGATACTGGTGACTCTGGCCGGTGTGGCCGCCAATATGCCCTTCGCGGTTCTGGTGAAACTGGGGCAGGATTACCTCCCGGCCCGCCCCGGCACCGCCGCGGGTGTCACCCTCGGAATCGCGGTGAGCGCGGGCGGCCTGTTCATGCCACTTCTGGGTCGGCTCGCCGATCACCACGGACCGCAGGCCGCACTGACCGCACTGTGCTTCGTCCCGGCAGTGGCCGCGGCGCTCGCCTTCCTGTTGCCCCCTCCCGACAGCACCGACCGCTGA